The Acropora muricata isolate sample 2 chromosome 5, ASM3666990v1, whole genome shotgun sequence genome includes a window with the following:
- the LOC136917449 gene encoding uncharacterized protein, with product MLRKDEAPRKGGDASLLVTRAVHLELAADSSTDSFIMALRRFRSRRGNPKTMRSDNGTNFVGAKRELEEALKSLNRERITSELAQKGITWCFNPPSSPHMGGIFESR from the coding sequence ATGTTAAGAAAGGATGAAGCACCGAGAAAAGGTGGGGATGCATCTTTACTTGTAACCCGTGCGGTCCATTTGGAGCTAGCAGCAGACTCAAGTACTGATTCATTTATCATGGCCTTGAGGAGATTTCGAAGCCGCAGAGGAAATCCAAAGACAATGCGTTCCGACAACGGAACCAATTTTGTGGGAGCTAAGAGAGAACTAGAGGAAGCACTGAAGTCGTTGAATCGAGAACGCATCACAAGTGAGCTAGCTCAGAAAGGGATCACATGGTGCTTTAACCCACCATCGTCGCCTCATATGGGAGGAATCTTTGAGTCACGGTAA
- the LOC136917448 gene encoding uncharacterized protein, translating into MADVEQMFHQVGVCEEDRDLLRFLWRDLDETDEWYGFHRGEYQGVQLHVFCNASGMAYGAVAYFQTISHGHVNVSSITSKTRLAPIKTLSIPRLELQAAVIAVQLKSKILTEVDFEVDDIYLWSDSEIVLHYVRNTHRRFSVYVSHRVAEIVSTSDVKEWHHVPGSINVADECTRGIEMCDLTPACRWISGPTFLMLSEDQWPRSERIA; encoded by the exons ATGGCGGATGTGGAACAGATGTTCCATCAGGTCGGAGTTTGTGAAGAAGATAGGGACTTGCTGCGTTTTCTGTGGAGAGATTTGGATGAAACTGATGA GTGGTATGGATTCCACCGTGGCGAATACCAGGGTGTGCAACTGCATGTGTTTTGTAACGCCTCAGGGATGGCTTATGGAGCCGTAGCCTACTTCCAGACGATTAGTCATGGACATGTAAATGTGAGTTCCATCACGAGTAAGACAAGACTAGCCCCGATCAAGACTTTGAGTATACCCAGACTGGAACTGCAAGCGGCGGTGATAGCAGTCCAGCTGAAATCGAAGATATTGACAGAAGTCGACTTCGAGGTTGATGATATATACCTCTGGAGTGACTCAGAGATTGTACTCCACTACGTTAGAAACACTCACAGAAGATTCAGCGTTTATGTGTCGCACAGAGTTGCTGAAATTGTCTCTACCTCTGATGTTAAGGAGTGGCACCATGTGCCAGGCTCAATTAATGTTGCCGATGAATGCACAAGAGGGATCGAAATGTGTGATTTGACTCCTGCGTGTCGGTGGATAAGTGGTCCCACCTTCCTCATGCTCTCTGAAGACCAGTGGCCAAGGAGCGAGAGGATAGCATAA